A genomic stretch from Lathyrus oleraceus cultivar Zhongwan6 chromosome 2, CAAS_Psat_ZW6_1.0, whole genome shotgun sequence includes:
- the LOC127118654 gene encoding BTB/POZ domain-containing protein At2g30600 has translation MVEKFLTVPPFECAWREDLKFQEAGRGCVAFDAFACNDVTLVFRENVGSQGYHYKRDSSPHYTIILGSHRNRRLRIEVNGKTVVDEAGVGLCCSNSFQSYWISIYDGFISIGNGKYPFQDVVFQWSDSHPNCNVQYIGLSSWDKHVKYRNVNVLSLTHSLKPLSKRMVFGDYQIEEDDIAAAYKQLRMDYDKWGLNNFLESWDLSDMIFVVGPEERPVPAHKPILAASGNFNFCSSFVITMPTVSYPVLHALLHYIYTGWTQIPHEQLHSLRALSLHFQVMPLVKQCEEVMERFKVDNKLFDTGKNVELTYPCIGPHRSTLSSLPVSIQRLGQLKLSGQYSDVDIYIESYGFVARVHRIVLSLWSIPFSKMFTNGMSESMSSEVTLRDVPPEAFKAMLDFLYDGQLNEKVIDSGSLLLQLLLLADRFGVTFLHQECCKMLLEGLSQDSVCPLLHVVSSIPSCTLVKETLQRRISMNFDYFISASTDFVLLDDTTFFNIIKHPDLTVTSEEKVLNAVLMFGMNAKELFGWEVVDQLIINSKPELLFGERLQLVYDLLSFVRFPLLQHSLLDKLQNSNIVRHIPVLQSFVHEAINFVEHGLGRPENEINARFQHRRSSYRDLQYICDGDDHGVLYFAGTSYGEHQWVNPLLAEPKKITITASSPHSRYTDPKVLVSRTYQGTCFAGPRLENGHNCSWWMVDLGQDHQLMCNYYTMRQDGSKAFPRYWNIQGSADGKSWRDLRVHENDRTTCKPGQFASWPIVAPNALLPFRYFRVVLTGPTTDTTNPWNFCICYLELYGYFL, from the exons ATGGTGGAGAAGTTTCTGACTGTGCCACCGTTTGAGTGTGCGTGGCGAGAGGATTTAAAATTCCAGGAAGCAGGTAGGGGATGCGTGGCATTCGATGCATTTGCCTGCAACGATGTTACGTTGGTTTTTAGGGAGAATGTGGGAAGCCAAGGGTACCACTACAAAAGAGATAGTAGTCCTCATTACACAATCATATTGGGGAGTCATCGGAATCGACGTCTCAGAATTGAGGTAAACGGTAAGACTGTCGTCGACGAGGCGGGGGTTGGTCTCTGTTGTTCAAACTCATTTCAGAGTTATTGGATCAGTATCTACGATGGCTTCATCAGTATAGGTAACGGGAAATACCCTTTCCAGGATGTTGTTTTCCAGTGGTCTGATTCTCATCCTAATTGCAATGTTCAGTATATTGGCCTTAGCAGTTGGGATAAACATGTTAAGTATAGAAATGTTAATGTTCTCTCGTTAACACACTCTCTCAAGCCGTTATCGAAGCGTATGGTTTTCGGTGATTATCAAATTGAGGAAGATGATATTGCTGCTGCTTATAAACAGTTGCGTATGGACTATGACAAATGGGGTCTCAACAATTTTCTCGAGAGCTGGGACTTGTCTGATATGATATTCGTAGTTGGTCCAGAGGAAAGACCTGTTCCTGCTCACAAGCCGATTTTAGCTGCTTCTGGAAATTTCAATTTCTGCTCCTCTTTTGTCATCACAATGCCCACCGTTTCTTATCCAGTTCTCCATGCACTGCTTCACTACATCTACACTGGCTGGACCCAG attccacatgaacaacttcATTCTTTGAGGGCTTTAAGTCTACATTTTCAAGTGATGCCACTGGTGAAGCAATGTGAAGAGGTTATGGAACGCTTTAAGGTAGATAACAAGTTGTTTGACACGGGTAAGAATGTGGAGTTAACATATCCATGTATTGGACCTCATCGTTCAACATTATCCTCACTTCCTGTCAGCATTCAGAGACTGGGGCAGTTAAAATTATCGGGCCAGTACAGCGATGTAGACATCTATATTGAGAGTTATGGTTTTGTCGCGCGAGTACACAGAATTGTTCTCAGCTTATGGAGTATCCCCTTTTCCAAG ATGTTTACGAATGGAATGAGTGAAAGCATGTCATCAGAGGTTACTTTACGGGATGTGCCGCCAGAAGCTTTTAAGGCTATGCTTGACTTTTTATATGATGGGCAATTGAATGAGAAAGTTATTGATTCTGGTTCTTTGTTGCTCCAACTCCTCCTATTGGCTGATCGATTCGGAGTGACATTTCTTCACCAAGAATGCTGCAAAATGCTTTTAGAAGGCCTCTCTCAG GACTCTGTATGTCCACTCCTCCATGTGGTTTCTTCAATCCCATCATGTACACTTGTTAAAGAAACACTGCAGAGGAGAATCTCCATGAACTTTGACTATTTTATCAGTGCCAGCACTGACTTTGTTTTGTTAGATGATACAACTTTCTTCAACATCATTAAG CATCCAGATCTGACGGTAACGTCTGAAGAGAAAGTTCTTAATGCCGTCCTAATGTTTGGCATGAATGCAAAAGAGTTATTTGGATGGGAAGTGGTGGATCAGTTAATAATAAATTCAAAACCTGAACTCCTTTTTGGGGAGAGGCTTCAGTTAGTTTATGACTTGCTGTCATTTGTTCGATTTCCGCTACTACAACACTCCTTACTTGACAAG TTGCAGAATAGCAACATTGTCAGACATATTCCTGTTCTACAAAGTTTC GTTCATGAGGCAataaattttgttgaacatgGGCTGGGAAGGCCAGAAAATGAAATTAA TGCTAGATTCCAACACAGACGGTCTAGTTACAGGGACCTCCAGTATATTTGCGATGGGGATGACCATGGAGTTCTGTACTTTGCAGGCACATCATACGGTGAACACCAGTGGGTTAATCCTCTTTTGGCAGAG CCAAAGAAAATTACCATCACAGCCAGCAGTCCCCACTCAAGATACACAGATCCCAAGGTTTTGGTCTCAAGAACTTACCAG GGAACATGTTTCGCGGGGCCTCGTTTGGAAAATGGACATAACTGTTCCTGGTGGATGGTTGATCTTGGACAAGATCATCAG CTTATGTGCAACTATTATACCATGAGGCAGGATGGCTCCAAGGCCTTTCCGAGATATTGGAATATTCAG GGTTCGGCGGACGGAAAGAGCTGGCGGGACTTGAGGGTCCATGAAAATGATAGGACAACATGCAAACCTGGTCAGTTTGCATCTTGGCCTATAGTTGCTCCCAATGCTTTGCTCCCATTTAGGTATTTCCGGGTTGTTCTCACAGGACCCACAACTGATACTACTAATCCTTGGAACTTCTGTATTTGTTACTTGGAACTTTATGGCTACTTTCTCTAA
- the LOC127118653 gene encoding transcription initiation factor IIA subunit 2 — translation MATFELYRRSTIGMCLTETLDEMVQSGTLSPELAIQVLVQFDKSMTEALETKVKSKVSIKGHLHTYRFCDNVWTFILQDALLKNEDSQENVGRVKIVACDSKLLSQ, via the exons ATGGCGACGTTCGAACTTTACCGTAGGTCTACGATTGGAATGTGTCTCACCGAGACTTTGGATGAGATGGTTCAGAGTGGAACTCTTAGTCCTGAGCTTGCTAttcaggttctggttcagttCGATAAG TCTATGACTGAGGCTCTGGAAACCAAAGTTAAGAGCAAGGTTTCCATCAAG GGACATCTCCATACATACAGATTTTGTGATAATGTTTGGACCTTCATCTTACAAGATGCTTTGTTGAAGAATGAAGACAGCCAAGAGAATGTTGGACGGGTTAAAATAGTGGCATGTGACTCAAAGTTGCTCAGTCAGTAA
- the LOC127122399 gene encoding uncharacterized protein LOC127122399, translated as MAGEQHSDHSRPLVNYNMDDGPPSHEADVRDGHPSTPSPEPQNNGDVSHAHNLGAETFHPIPVPVEGDAVMIAMVNALNQAGSMLHQQHERIMALEAERQEARPQPVSRIQQRPEPTKKRGRRSPEPHASRARAHRDGGRARTSPRRGHSPDNNELSPLRSDEEDLHCPLSRAIMEAPLPKGMEKPPNLVVYDGTTDPDDHVDNVNAMLDYRNDITGHLKCRLFSTTLRKGAMAWYKSLAPESITSWRVMRSMFTRHFTASRRHPKTEATLEAIVQKKNETLRSYIERFNQEAVEVDTTEHMKKYLLERGLLPGSELSRAVGIEPPRTLNELLHKAQAYIRYEEKQVAHNARSGRNAGETEHSKREDTSISRRNGDRRREERPRELREGRGPAGRYSEYTLLTAPRERILAECINSEFKQGRVRFPKPSAPKPHTDKSKYCRFHRSHGHVTEDCVHLKDAIEILIQEGHLKQYTRKNEAPRHDEPEKKRPRENTPPDNSPYQVALCVSRPEDFFPPEPLPEGKITALSPWEDFPTTLVISGGGTNGESAALSVKRKFDELLLTAPEQKATLTKYRGKSNPISFFLEELPGGSPNSAIPLLIRAKMARFDVRRILVDEGSSVDIMYVHLFKTLKLDKTNLAPYVGSDLQGFNGATTRPWGYVELLVTFGEQETAREVKIQFLVVDCPSLYNCIFGRPTLAELTAVPSTVHLKMKYYTKLGRVVTIHGDIEAARRCYDAAVKGQAVVSTKSNCNNKKLKTEDPARGVNAIDLDCRIGLDETGEGRFPKERSLEHPVRPIPDGEFELIPLGDDPERTVKIGKGLPEETREELVACLKENSDLFAWNAAEMPGLDPEIACHKLAVDRAAKPIAQRRRKQSPEKAEAAERAVKDLLEANFISEAQYTTWLSNVVLVKKNNGKWRMCVDYTDLNRACPKDAFPLPNIDSLVDNSAGFKLLSFMDAYSGYNQIPMSPADKKHTAFMTPTGNYYYNVMPFGLKNAGATYQRMMNKVFKDEIGDMLEVYMDDMIVKSHEEVTHARHLTKVFEQARQCKMRFNPEKCTFGVGQASSSVSISPKEGSRPTPTNAGHSRSFRPQKPKNRSSHSMECSPHSPVSSPSPPSTHCHSSDSFAKRLPLTGPMNANKRYSI; from the coding sequence ATGGCCGGAGAACAACATAGCGATCACAGCCGTCCCCTCGTCAACTACAACATGGACGACGGCCCGCCATCCCATGAGGCGGACGTTCGGGACGGTCATCCATCCACCCCGTCTCCAGAGCCCCAAAACAACGGAGATGTCTCTCACGCCCACAATTTAGGGGCAGAGACATTTCATCCCATTCCCGTTCCCGTTGAAGGAGACGCCGTAATGATTGCCATGGTGAATGCCCTCAATCAGGCCGGTTCTATGCTCCACCAGCAGCACGAACGAATCATGGCCCTCGAAGCCGAACGACAAGAGGCCCGGCCCCAGCCGGTGAGTAGGATACAACAACGTCCGGAGCCAACGAAGAAGCGAGGACGTCGCTCTCCCGAACCCCACGCCAGCAGGGCACGCGCCCATCGTGACGGTGGTCGAGCGAGAACATCACCAAGGCGCGGGCACAGCCCCGACAACAACGAACTGTCTCCCTTAAGGAGCGACGAGGAAGATTTGCATTGCCCCCTATCTCGGGCAATAATGGAAGCCCCGCTCCCCAAAGGCATGGAGAAACCGCCAAACCTAGTTGTGTACGACGGGACTACAGATCCCGACGATCACGTCGACAACGTCAACGCGATGCTCGACTACCGCAATGATATAACCGGGCACCTCAAATGCCGACTGTTCTCAACGACCCTCAGGAAAGGGGCCATGGCCTGGTACAAAAGCTTGGCCCCTGAGTCCATTACGTCATGGAGAGTCATGAGGTCCATGTTCACCCGGCACTTTACAGCTTCCCGTCGTCACCCCAAGACTGAGGCGACCCTTGAAGCCATAGtgcagaagaagaatgaaacACTGCGCTCATACATCGAGCGATTCAACCAGGAAGCTGTCGAGGTAGATACCACCGAGCACATGAAGAAGTATCTCCTCGAGAGAGGTCTCTTACCCGGCAGTGAACTTAGCAGAGCCGTAGGGATCGAGCCTCCCCGCACCTTAAACGAGCTCCTGCATAAAGCCCAGGCCTACATCAGATACGAGGAAAAGCAGGTGGCACACAATGCCCGCAGCGGACGTAACGCTGGGGAGACCGAGCACTCAAAACGCGAGGACACGAGCATTTCCCGTCGCAACGGAGACAGACGAAGAGAAGAAAGACCTCGCGAGCTCCGGGAAGGAAGAGGCCCCGCGGGCAGATATAGCGAGTACACCTTACTGACAGCTCCTCGAGAGCGTATCCTCGCAGAATGTATCAACTCTGAATTTAAGCAGGGCAGGGTCAGGTTCCCAAAACCGTCTGCACCAAAGCCCCACACCGACAAATCAAAGTACTGCCGGTTCCACAGAAGTCACGGACACGTGACCGAAGACTGCGTCCACCTGAAAGATGCGATTGAAATTTTAATCCAAGAAGGGCACCTGAAGCAGTACACGAGGAAGAACGAAGCTCCCAGACACGACGAGCCAGAGAAGAAGAGACCCCGGGAAAACACACCCCCCGACAACTCTCCCTATCAAGTGGCCCTCTGCGTGTCACGACCGGAAGATTTCTTCCCCCCCGAACCATTGCCCGAGGGCAAGATCACTGCACTCAGCCCCTGGGAAGACTTCCCTACCACACTGGTGATATCAGGAGGAGGAACTAACGGGGAATCCGCGGCCCTCTCCGTCAAACGCAAGTTCGACGAACTCCTACTGACCGCCCCCGAGCAGAAAGCGACATTGACAAAATACCGGGGAAAATCCAACCCAATATCCTTCTTCCTGGAGGAACTCCCGGGCGGATCCCCGAACTCAGCCATCCCACTATTGATTAGAGCAAAGATGGCCAGATTCGACGTACGACGCATCCTGGTCGACGAAGGCAGCTCAGTGGATATCATGTACGTCCACCTCTTCAAGACTCTGAAGCTAGACAAGACCAACTTAGCCCCCTACGTCGGATCAGATCTCCAAGGATTCAACGGAGCAACAACCAGACCGTGGGGATATGTTGAGCTCCTCGTCACTTTCGGCGAACAAGAAACGGCCAGGGAAGTCAAAATCCAATTCCTGGTCGTAGACTGTCCGTCTCTCTACAATTGCATCTTTGGACGCCCGACACTGGCCGAACTCACTGCGGTCCCATCCACCGTCCACCTGAAGATGAAATACTACACCAAATTGGGACGTGTGGTCACCATCCATGGTGACATCGAAGCAGCCCGGCGATGCTACGACGCCGCAGTAAAAGGACAGGCCGTAGTCAGCACGAAGAGCAACTGCAACAACAAAAAACTCAAGACCGAGGATCCTGCCCGAGGAGTCAACGCCATCGACCTCGACTGTCGCATCGGGCTGGACGAGACCGGAGAGGGGAGGTTCCCCAAGGAACGCTCTCTCGAACACCCGGTCCGACCAATCCCCGACGGGGAGTTCGAACTCATTCCTCTTGGGGACGATCCGGAAAGGACGGTGAAGATAGGTAAGGGACTACCCGAGGAAACAAGAGAAGAGCTAGTAGCATGCCTCAAAGAGAACTCCGACCTCTTCGCGTGGAATGCCGCAGAAATGCCCGGGCTGGACCCCGAGATCGCGTGTCATAAGCTAGCTGTAGACCGGGCAGCCAAGCCCATAGCACAGCGTAGACGCAAGCAATCGCCCGAAAAGGCAGAGGCTGCCGAGCGAGCTGTAAAAGACCTCTTAGAGGCAAATTTTATTTCTGAAGCCCAGTACACAACCTGGCTCTCTAATGTAGTCCTCgttaagaaaaataatggaaaatggcgtatgtgtgttgattatactgATCTTAATAGGGCTTGCCCGAAAGATGCTTTCCCCCTCCCTAATATAGACTCGCTCGTTGACAACTCTGCAGGTTTTAAACTCTTGTCCTTCATGGACGCATATAGTGGATACAACCAGATCCCTATGTCGCCCGCAGACAAGAAACACACAGCGTTCATGACCCCAACGGGCAATTACTACTACAACGTGATGCCGTTCGGGCTCAAGAACGCTGGCGCTACATACCAACGCATGATGAACAAAGTCTTCAAGGACGAAATAGGGGACATGCTCGAAGTGTACATGGACGACATGATCGTCAAATCACACGAGGAGGTAACCCATGCTCGACACCTTACGAAGGTATTCGAGCAGGCGAGACAGTGTAAAATGAGGTTCAACCCCGAGAAATGCACGTTCGGAGTCGGGCAGGCAAGTTCCTCGGTTTCTATCTCACCGAAAGAGGGATCGAGGCCAACCCCGACAAATGCCGGGCATTCTCGGAGTTTCCGACCCCAAAAACCAAAAAATCGATCCAGTCACTCAATGGAGTGCTCGCCTCACTCTCCCGTTTCATCGCCAAGTCCGCCCAGCACGCATTGCCATTCTTCAGACTCCTTCGCAAAGAGGCTACCTTTGACTGGACCGATGAATGCGAACAAGCGCTACTCCATCTAA